The DNA region aatatatatatatatatataaataaaagtGGCCAAGGATAAAACAACGGAACTCTATTGTTGGCTTAGAAGTCATCATCAAAGTTGATATCCTTGGATACGGGGGCAGAAGACTTAGACACATCACTAGCCTTTTGATAGTCGGAaaccttcttttcaaagaaggtGGTCTTACCAGCGGTAGCGACACCTTCCATGAATTCGAATGGGTTGGAGGCGTTGTAGTATTTTTCGTTACCGAAACCGAGTAATAGACCATCAGCAACAAATTCTATGTAGGTGTGAATGCTCTTCAAGTCAATACCGAATTTTTCGACGGGCAAAGAGTTAGAGTAGTACTTCTTTTCGATTTCGACGGCTTCGGTGATGATTCTTTCGGTGATCTTGACGTTTGGCTTGGTTCTCAAATGAGCGAATAACAAGCACGAGAAGTCGGTGTAAGCACCTCTGTCTCTACAGATATTCTTGTTGGCCATAGCCAAACCTGGCATaatcttcttgttggtTAACCAGAACATGGAGGCGTAGTTACCAGCCTGGAAGATACCTTCCTTGGCAGCGAAAGCCACAAGTCTTTCAGCGTACAAGCTATCTTCGTTGGAAATCCATCTTTGAACGTAGGCGGCCTTGTCCTTCACTTCGGGCAAAGTAGCAATTTCCTTGAACAATGGAATGTTCTTTGGGTCTTCGAAAAAGGCGTCCACCATCATGGAGTAGACTTCAGCATAGATGTTCTCCATCATAATCTGGAACCCGTAGAAACTCTTACCTTCTGGGTTTTGCAACTGAGCAGAAAACTTCTCGATCAAGTTCTTGTTGACGATGTTGTCAGAGGAGATAGACAAAGCCAACAGGTTACCGATGTAGACCTTTTGGTCGTCGGTCAATTGCTTGAAGTCTTCAGAGTCCTTGGCCAGTTCGATTTCTTCAGATGTCCAGAAAGAGGCTTCCATCTTCTTATAGGCGGCCCAGATCTCATGGTACTTGATAGGGAACATGACAAATCTACGTCTGTTCTCCATCAAAAGGATTTCATCCTTTTCGGATTCTTTCATGTCATGACGTTCTTGTTCGAAGGTCTTTAAAAATTGGTTGTGTGCTTCCATTTTAGTTGATTGTGTATACGGCGCGCGTTGATGTGTGGCTAAAAGATCTGTTCTTTTAATTGgcaaaattttattttccctttttaaatgaattaattttttttttctttgtttcgAGACAAGGccttttgcaaaaaaaaagaaagaatgaaaaactgaaaactGAAAGTATAAGGGGACAGTGATGGGTGAAAAACCGATGTATCTATAGATGGTGTTTTTGTATACCGGAAcagagaaaacaatgaGAGGAGGAAGTGAGAGACAGACAATGGGAACTTCAAGAACATGGAGATTCAATCGCTGTTTTTATACGCCAGAGTACCATGGGGTCGGGGATGGAACGGTCGCCGTCCACCGATTACAGTAAGCACAGACGATGTTGTTGCCACAACAACGCCCATCGGAAAGGCAAGAGACGCAGTGGTGAACAATAACTGCCAAACGTGGTTTTTGCACACTGAAAGCGGCGCACGGGAACGCGCTTTTCAGCGGGCGACGTTCTGCGCTGTCCGGTTTTCCTATGCTCGGTCCTGGATGGTCGTACCTGCTTGGCCCGGGTCGCTGAGGGGCGTGGGTGGAAGCGCACTCAAAAGGGGAAACGACGGTGGGCGTACAGTGCTTATTAAGCGAGCGGGTGGCCGCGCAGCGCATGGGCAGACCAGACGAGACAAGACCAGACCAGGCCACGGGCGATGGGCGGGATCAAGGCGCTTGCACTTGCGTGGGCCTTGGGCGGGGCTTGCTCATGCTGTGTTTTTTGTGTGTTGTTGCTATTTGGTGGTTTGTGCGAAAGGGCGGGTGGGGCACGGTTTGCCATGGCAACCACTCTGGAAGCGAAGTCACATAGACGCGTGAACACTCACTCACAGACAGACAGTCGTATAACACGGGACTGGTGATGCGCTCACAGGTGCTTCTCGCGTGCTGCCAGATTCCTGAATTTTGTGTGAAACGTAAACAGAACAGACGAGCatcgaaaaagaaaaaagaaagggcGGCGGGACGCGTATTCCCACTTGTTCCCGTTCCCTGTCTCTTATCCGCAGTGTGGGAGGGAACAAGTGATACGAGGTACCACCGGAAATCGGACGTGGTGTTTTTATCGGGTTCgatataaaaaaataaataaaaagtaaTAATGGTTGCTAAGAGATTCGAACTCTTGCATCTTACGATACCTGAGTATTCCCACAGTTAACTGCggtcaagatttttttttcttgaatcagGCGCCTTAGACCGCTCGGCCAAACAACCACttatttgttgaaaatttgttttGCGCGCGAGGAGTTAAAGAAATCTTTTTCTGGTCGTGTTACGTAGGGATAAATGTGTACGTGTTTTACTGTTCTGAAATGAACCATATGCCGTTACTGGAAAGACGATCACTCGGCCACACTTCGACCCCATCGTAGTACGTGACGTTAGCGCTAGTTCTAAGTCATTGAACAAGCTACCCGATTACAAGAAATTGGTAAGGTAATATCCCTGAAACTAGCATATATTGCGTCCCGCAAACATGTGCCTTCAGAAGAGTGGCCGGCgtcagtttttttattcattttgcAGACTTGTACTACGGTGTGTGGCAACCCAGAGCACAAGACTCGCGCGCGAATTGGTCTGCTTCATCTTAAACAgtctcttctttcttttgttcgCGGTTCGCTCGTTTTCTTGGCCTTGATATTTGTTGCCGAAGAACTAAAATATCCCACCTATGAAATCGGCAAATCGATAAAACACGAAGATTTCACTCTGCCGTACAGCATCCACTATATCAACGTACGCACTACAGTAACTACCTTTTACACTTACTTAAGCACAGAAAATGGGTCTATCTTCTATCTTCGGTGGCGGAGCACCATCTCAACAAAAGGACGCAGCTTCAAGTGCTAAGACTTCATCAAACCCAATAGCCATTGAACTAAAGAACCAGATCGCTCAAGAGCTGGCTGTGGCCAATGCCACTGAACTGGTGAACAAAATCTCTGAAAActgctttgaaaaatgtttaaCCTCTCCATACACTTCTAGAAATGACCCATGCATTGACCAGTGCTTAGCCAAATATATGAGAAGTTGGAACGTCATATCGAAAGCTTATATTTCTAGAATTCAAAACGCCTCTGCTTCTGGTGAAATCTAGACGTGTGACGAAAGCTTACTTTACTGCATAGTATATAACCCATACTTGTATATAAAATTCAATCACAAGCAAAGCAATAAAACACACCGTCCTTATCGCGTCAAAGACCAACACTGCTTGTACTTTGTTCTGAGTATGTgcaaatatataataagaTGGGTTTAAAACACTTTCTAAGTTTtgcttgtttcttttttagaatataaaattaatataaatatttttaaatgTCAAACATACGAAggtttgtttgtttcttttttccattctGACGGTTTTCTGATGTGCCTTGGCAAAGCATAAACTTgtatgaaaaatacaagGTTGATAGCCTTTATGAAATTGGTTTACTCAAGAGCAGCCAGCcagaataataaaaataaataggaCGGGGGTTATGTCGGACGGAAAGCCTGAGAAATAGAGAGAGGGAGATATAATGTTTATCagtcatcatcttcatcatcatcgtcaccATTGCCTGCGGCTATTCGAGCCTTTACGTCCTTCCATAACTTCCCCTTATTGTGATTGTCGTACCATGAAGTGATCGCGGAATCAAATACtgtttggaaaacaaaggCACCAGCAAAGATAGTACCAACAAAAACTGCGTTtcgtttgaaaaaagttttgtAAATGGATGAAAAGGACTGCAGTTGATTCATGCTTTGTTAGTAATCTGgaagagaaaaggaagcgCAGCGGtcagtttttttctactttcaCTGTATTGCAGTGCCATGTCTTCGAATATTTCGAGTTCCATAGGGGGAACTCTACGAAAATAGGTTCCTAGGACGCTATGAACTTGTTGACGACGACTGGATGGAAGATAGATTCACGTCTGAACTGCACCGCAGTAATATGTACTATAAACATACCATTTTAGCCTGGATTGTTATTGCTATCCTTGAGGGCTGGAAAAAGTATATGATCAAGTTTATATAATTGATCAGTCGCTATCGCAAGACGTTAAATATAATTGCAGAAATAGCATTTTCAGAGGGGATGGTATTAGGGAAAAGCCCGAGGATTGAAAGCAAATTTAGGCGCCAGAATTCTTTCGGCCTTGCCTTCCCCGCGCTTGATTGGTTCGTACTAgatgacaataataaacaacCGATGAATCCAAAGTACCTCTAGTTGACATTGAGAAGGGTTGGACTAATATTTGCTCCAATGTGCGTACTAAAGATTAGTCACGGCTTTGTTctggaaacaaaaaataaaacagcCAGTAGAGGCGTAGATAATTATATGTGTATaaatttatataaaaatgataaactATTAAACAAGGTAAAATTAGTCGGAACCGATCTTTACCATATCTCTCGTTCATCAGAATCATCGTTCTCAGAAgagtcatcttcatcaagatttctttgattcGTGTTCCTTATGATAGTCGCTCCATCAAACTGGGGCCCTAAAAATTGTAATATTGGTGGCGGGTTTTGAGGTGCGtcctcatcatcatttCCCTGAGGTTGAAGTGTGTTTCTAAAGTTCtcgaaaaattggaaaaaattacgTACTCCACCATCACCAATACCTTCTGCTCCAACGCCGAATAAGTTGGCCGCCTGACCAGTTTCGTCATCTACATCCAtatcatcattttcttcgGTGAAAAATCCTTCTTCCCCTTCTTCCATGtcctcatcatcttcgtctgTTGGAGGCACtcttcttggtcttggtTCTCTATTAAATGCGAATAAAAATCCGTTAGAAAGTATGGTCACTCGGAATTCGTCACCCATTACTCTACTGATATATCCCGGAATTTCGTTATTGATCCACAATCTGTTTAAGTGCTCGTATCTTTTCAAGTTTAGGGTCGTTAAATCACCCCTTCTCATCGCATTTCTACCAACCTCACCGTGCGAATTTAGATATGGAGCAgatacaaaaatattggaaGGAGGCTGCGTCAGATGCAGACAAACTTCGCTTGAATTAGGCATAAGAAAGGCGCCGAACGACTTGAAGCAATTCTTGTTTAAATGCTTGGTCATTTCATGACGGTCTGCTCTTAAATGCACTTTGACACCACATGTTAAACATATCTTGAAATCCAACCTATTATCGGCATTCTTCATATGTTGGGACCGTTCTTCGCGCAGCTTGATTTCCTTGGACTGCGTAACGTAagtattcaaaaatttagaTAGATCTATCAACTTTACAATACCACAGTACTCATAGGGAATTCTCTCCAAGTATGGATGTGATGGAACGATTGCTTGTTTCGTTTTAAAGAGATCAACAAATGATTCTTTATCAGTAATCAGTTTCAATGCTTTATCAACAAACCCAGGGAGACCTTCAAATTCGAGTTCTTCCTCAACATCAAAGCCATCGATAACCATTGTCTCATTTTCAGAATCCTTCACCAGTTCGTGCAAAACTTTGACCATAACCAAGCATCGTCTTATTGTAGGAAGTAAGCTCTTCAACAATGAAGTGTAGGCTAAATCGTAAATTGACCTGGATTCTAACCCTTCCGTTTTTACAGCGGTTATGCTCATTAACGTGATGAGGATACTTTCGTCTACATTATAAACATCTcctaatttttttgcttcagTATACAGTTTATCCACTTGTTCTGCATCAGAAAGTCCTTGAACAAAATCATCCAAAAACTGCTTACAGAAAACAGTCAATGCCTCGGTAATCGTTTCCCGTAAAGAAGCTGGAGAGAATAGAGATTTGCGAACGATGTATTGGAAGAGCTGGTTTTGGTTACATATTATGTCAGATTCTACTGGATATGGTTCAAACTCCATACTTGGTTTTCCGATGACAAAAGTAAATAACATGATGCAAATTAgaatgtttttcaaagtcttgTATTTCTGCTCTCTGCTTCTGAAAAACGAAATATTGTGTGGCTTTTCTAACCTAGAAGCAACTTCCAGCATTGAAATTGTATTTGCCCAATGAACACTTAATACCAAGGAAACGTCCTTATGGGTAAAATTGACATGTTTTCTTACCACTTTATCAAAACCTTGGCATTGCGATACCATCAATGAAAATATGGAGTTTATGGTACGATAGTTATCTTCAGTAAAAGGTTTGAATAATCTGGAAAGTATGTCTAAAGATAATTCCGACTTCAGGAACATGTCAAGGGATAAACCAGTATTTGCCCTTGAAGTTGGGCAAATAGGCAAAGTACAGTTCGAAAAGGTCTGGCACAAGGGACATATAAATGCGTTCGATGAAaacctctttttttggacatatcttttgaaacagTTATGATGGATATGGTGATTGCAAGATACAAACACTTTCCTAGATCCACGGGtgccattttctttcaaagactcCAAGACTTCGTCATCAATATAAGCCTGtttgtcatcatcattgtaGAATCCGTCCCATTTGGCCATAAACTCCCTAGGATTAAAAATATTACCAGGTCTAAATATTGGAGTATGGTCGTGGTATGCAGGTATTACAAAGAAATCGGTAGAACTAGAATCTTGACAAAGTGCGCAGGTGAAATCTTCTGATTCATATACTTTTTCGCCGTCCATATCAACATCGTTATCTTGCTCGTCAAATTCAGATTCATGCTCTTTCATAAACTTGCTTTGTTGGTTGTTGAATTTCGCCAAAAGTCTCGCTTGGTGTTTTTTGGCCATTCTTCTCTTACGTTCCTTTTCAGTCTCCTGCAAGTTAACGCCTTGACTTAGttttttgtctttataATTATCGATATATTGGTTACCAAAACTTGCAATCAGTGATTCGAATATTTCATCtggttttttcattatcatcttcTCCAACAAGTAGTCAGCTTTACGGACAATACTCTCGGAGAATATATCCGATTTAGCATTCGCAATACTTAATAATAAGTTGCATATGGGTTTTGCCAAATAAGCTTCCGGTATAGAGTCCTTGCCGTTTATCAGTTCGTCATCTTTGAATATACCATGGACCAAATGCAGTAATTCATTAAGAAAAGTGCTATCCTCCATATCCAGGCATACTTGTAGTAATTTATAAATCACTTTGGCAAATACCGTATTTCTTGTGAACTCACCCAAATTCATAGCACCTTTGTCTAATAATTTTGTAGAAACCTGAGGTATTAGTACAACCTTAGATACCTCGTCTTTGTTTTTAGCCAAATGTGTCTTAATGATGGTGGCACTGCTTTCAAATTCGTTTTCTAAATTTAGCAACTTTAATGGATCAATTTTTGCATACAGGGCTGctttcaatttgaaaacaccaTTGTCAGCCAAGCCCTTAGGTTCAACAAACACGgaaacttcttcaagtgCTTCATCAAATTCAGTAGTGTCATCGGTTAAATAATCAGGAACTGATTTTAGTAATTTCGAATATGAAAGAGGCTTCATGTAAAGGTTGTACATGATTGAGTTTTTAATCATGTCCATCCTCCTATCTctcaataaagaaaaggtcTTGAAATATTGTCTTTCAgtcaaaatttgataaataaAGGCAATAAATTGTTGAATCATGAACGAAATCTTGTCTTCGTACACCGTGTGCTGATACTCAGCCTCACCCATGAACCAGTCCAGTAACTCCCATCTATCGAGAATGTTATATATCACTCTTGGAAGATCATCGCGCTCCCAGATAATAGCCAACTGGTTCAAATGTATATCTCTGGAATAGGAGCCCAACTCAggattatttttataatatGATGCTTGATGTAAAACAGACATACCATTTCTGACCCAGAACCCAACGTCAATTTGAGAGCATAAAACAACGGATCTTAAAGAGAAATCTGcgattttcaagaaatctgGACAATTCTCTAAAGATTCGTATGCATCTTTTAAggaaactttttcaataaggAATGAAAGCATTGTTTGTATCGGATTCATAAATGCAACTCTCTCATGGCTAACGCTAAACTTGATAATCTCATGTGAATCATATATTAATTTATAAGTCAACGACCTATTACCCAAAAACGAGCTGACTATTCTAATAGCATTCAAAACTAGATTTAAATCAAGGGAATCATGTGATTTTTCAAGGACTTTTTCGGCAGTTTGGATAATACTATAAATAGAAGTAGTGTATTCCAAGTAAGAGATAAAGTTTTGATCTTCATGAAGAACATGTTCACCTTCCTTGCGTTTGATCTTCCAAGCCCCGTTGAAGAGCTTACCAAGAGTCAGCAGTGATATAAATACCTTCGGTCTTATTGTAATATTAGGATCATTTACCTTACTTAATAAAGTTTCCACTGTATACAAACCCTGTTTGAATGATAGACTATAACTCTTTGTCAGGTTACTTTTCTGAACTCTTTGCCAAATCAAAACACCGGCCTCTACTTTGCAAAATTCCTTGAAGATATCGATGATTGACCAGAGAATATCTAGGAAACTttggttttcaaagatATTCCTGGCGTTCGTGGGGCATGTAAAAAGCTGAACTACACATTCTCTTATGGCTGTTAGTTGAGGTTCTCTATCCATATATGCCACTGATCTTGTGATATGATTGAATATTTCTACCACTTGTTGACAAAAAATTGGCTTGTATAAAGTTGATGACGCTAACGTAGGTATAATTAcattttgaatatctttTCTTAGTCTTTTCCAATACCTATTatcaaaatacaaaatatgCTGTAATCTTGTGTTAGAGTATTCCTTTGATGTTAGATTTTCTACGTCATTTATTAGTGTGGAAAGAGAATGGGTACTTGATTCAGGTAAAACTTTATGGTGACCCAAAGGAATTTGGTTGCCCTCGGCAAGGACAGATAAATCGATATATCTATATGGGTCATCCTTATCAAATTTTGTACTGAAATATTTCTCTACCACGGGTGTCATATCACGGGATTCCGTAGCATTTAAATATTCCGAACAGAGCGACTTGCCCATCATGTTTCTAAAAGTAATTTGAAAGGAAGGGTTTGGTATATTTAAGCAGTGTGTGATCCAAAGAATGATGTACTTACAGGCTTCCTGATGAAGGTATTCTGACCATGATGTTAAAGTAGCACTCAACCCGTTTGTTTGCACAGCGAAAAATCCGCCTAATACAGACGATAAGTCTTGCGAAC from Saccharomyces eubayanus strain FM1318 chromosome VII, whole genome shotgun sequence includes:
- the TIM13 gene encoding protein translocase subunit TIM13; the protein is MGLSSIFGGGAPSQQKDAASSAKTSSNPIAIELKNQIAQELAVANATELVNKISENCFEKCLTSPYTSRNDPCIDQCLAKYMRSWNVISKAYISRIQNASASGEI
- the UBR1 gene encoding E3 ubiquitin-protein ligase UBR1, giving the protein MSFTDNGLGSLKSHIRRTLRSIHNLPYFRFTRGPTERADMSRALKEFIYRYLYFIISNDGENLSTLFTAHPKQKSSNQELAVFPESLEDALDVDKITSQGTFPFYKIDESKIGDVHKHTGRNCGRKFKIGEPLYRCHECGCDDTCVLCIHCFNPKDHINHHVCTDICSEFTSGICDCGDEEAWNSSLHCKAEEQGNDTSEDPSNFDSTKQKDVWNDPECIALVELVLSEVFDYFIDVFNQNIEPLPTIQKDITIKLREMTQQGKMYERAQFLNDLKYENDYMFDGTTTAKTSPSNSPEASPSLAKIDPENYTVIIYNDEYHNYSQATTALRQGVPDNVHIDLLTSRIDGEGRAMLKCSQDLSSVLGGFFAVQTNGLSATLTSWSEYLHQEACKYIILWITHCLNIPNPSFQITFRNMMGKSLCSEYLNATESRDMTPVVEKYFSTKFDKDDPYRYIDLSVLAEGNQIPLGHHKVLPESSTHSLSTLINDVENLTSKEYSNTRLQHILYFDNRYWKRLRKDIQNVIIPTLASSTLYKPIFCQQVVEIFNHITRSVAYMDREPQLTAIRECVVQLFTCPTNARNIFENQSFLDILWSIIDIFKEFCKVEAGVLIWQRVQKSNLTKSYSLSFKQGLYTVETLLSKVNDPNITIRPKVFISLLTLGKLFNGAWKIKRKEGEHVLHEDQNFISYLEYTTSIYSIIQTAEKVLEKSHDSLDLNLVLNAIRIVSSFLGNRSLTYKLIYDSHEIIKFSVSHERVAFMNPIQTMLSFLIEKVSLKDAYESLENCPDFLKIADFSLRSVVLCSQIDVGFWVRNGMSVLHQASYYKNNPELGSYSRDIHLNQLAIIWERDDLPRVIYNILDRWELLDWFMGEAEYQHTVYEDKISFMIQQFIAFIYQILTERQYFKTFSLLRDRRMDMIKNSIMYNLYMKPLSYSKLLKSVPDYLTDDTTEFDEALEEVSVFVEPKGLADNGVFKLKAALYAKIDPLKLLNLENEFESSATIIKTHLAKNKDEVSKVVLIPQVSTKLLDKGAMNLGEFTRNTVFAKVIYKLLQVCLDMEDSTFLNELLHLVHGIFKDDELINGKDSIPEAYLAKPICNLLLSIANAKSDIFSESIVRKADYLLEKMIMKKPDEIFESLIASFGNQYIDNYKDKKLSQGVNLQETEKERKRRMAKKHQARLLAKFNNQQSKFMKEHESEFDEQDNDVDMDGEKVYESEDFTCALCQDSSSTDFFVIPAYHDHTPIFRPGNIFNPREFMAKWDGFYNDDDKQAYIDDEVLESLKENGTRGSRKVFVSCNHHIHHNCFKRYVQKKRFSSNAFICPLCQTFSNCTLPICPTSRANTGLSLDMFLKSELSLDILSRLFKPFTEDNYRTINSIFSLMVSQCQGFDKVVRKHVNFTHKDVSLVLSVHWANTISMLEVASRLEKPHNISFFRSREQKYKTLKNILICIMLFTFVIGKPSMEFEPYPVESDIICNQNQLFQYIVRKSLFSPASLRETITEALTVFCKQFLDDFVQGLSDAEQVDKLYTEAKKLGDVYNVDESILITLMSITAVKTEGLESRSIYDLAYTSLLKSLLPTIRRCLVMVKVLHELVKDSENETMVIDGFDVEEELEFEGLPGFVDKALKLITDKESFVDLFKTKQAIVPSHPYLERIPYEYCGIVKLIDLSKFLNTYVTQSKEIKLREERSQHMKNADNRLDFKICLTCGVKVHLRADRHEMTKHLNKNCFKSFGAFLMPNSSEVCLHLTQPPSNIFVSAPYLNSHGEVGRNAMRRGDLTTLNLKRYEHLNRLWINNEIPGYISRVMGDEFRVTILSNGFLFAFNREPRPRRVPPTDEDDEDMEEGEEGFFTEENDDMDVDDETGQAANLFGVGAEGIGDGGVRNFFQFFENFRNTLQPQGNDDEDAPQNPPPILQFLGPQFDGATIIRNTNQRNLDEDDSSENDDSDEREIW
- the QCR9 gene encoding ubiquinol--cytochrome-c reductase subunit 9; amino-acid sequence: MNQLQSFSSIYKTFFKRNAVFVGTIFAGAFVFQTVFDSAITSWYDNHNKGKLWKDVKARIAAGNGDDDDEDDD
- the RNR4 gene encoding ribonucleotide-diphosphate reductase subunit RNR4 — protein: MEAHNQFLKTFEQERHDMKESEKDEILLMENRRRFVMFPIKYHEIWAAYKKMEASFWTSEEIELAKDSEDFKQLTDDQKVYIGNLLALSISSDNIVNKNLIEKFSAQLQNPEGKSFYGFQIMMENIYAEVYSMMVDAFFEDPKNIPLFKEIATLPEVKDKAAYVQRWISNEDSLYAERLVAFAAKEGIFQAGNYASMFWLTNKKIMPGLAMANKNICRDRGAYTDFSCLLFAHLRTKPNVKITERIITEAVEIEKKYYSNSLPVEKFGIDLKSIHTYIEFVADGLLLGFGNEKYYNASNPFEFMEGVATAGKTTFFEKKVSDYQKASDVSKSSAPVSKDINFDDDF